The Cryptococcus neoformans var. neoformans B-3501A chromosome 4, whole genome shotgun sequence genome has a window encoding:
- a CDS encoding hypothetical protein (Match to ESTs gb|CF189553.1|CF189553, gb|CF183193.1|CF183193, gb|CF189552.1|CF189552; HMMPfam hit to ETF_alpha, Electron transfer flavoprotein alpha subunit, score: 375.3, E(): 7.8e-110), producing MLYRSALRASRSFTPRLASTNSRLVSSLVFLEHKAGKLNEASLSAVTAAKTLGNDTHGLLVGTKSEIENVLDRTKEIKDLSKIYLATSDTYSHSLAEPLASLLASIASAKDVSHIFAAHTAVGKNIFPRLAGLLDTSLIADIIALESSGDTFTRPIYAGNAVLTIKSSPKDSVKVVTVRSTAFDKAAVANGSAAVEDVDIITVDTPTQFVSEELTVSSRPDLASAARVVSGGRALKSKESFDTILDPLADSLGAAVGASRAAVDAGYADNSLQVGQTGKVVAPELYVAIGISGAIQHLAGMKESKMIIAINKDPDAPIFQVADVGLVADLFESVPQLVKEIDNVKV from the exons ATGCTTTACAGATCAGCCCTAAGAGCTTCCCGATCTTTCACCCCTCGACTCGCATCAACGAACAGCAGGCTTGTCTCGtccctcgtcttcctcgaGCATAAAGCTGGGAAGCTCAATGAAGCTTCACTCAGTGCTGTGACTGCTGCTAAGACATTAGGCAATGAC ACACATGGCCTTCTTGTAGGCACCAAGTCCGAAATTGAAAATGTCCTTGATAGGACTAAAGA GATCAAAGACCTATCCAAAATTTACTTGGCGACATCAGACACTTACTCGCACTCTCTCGCTGAAC CCCTAGCGTCCTTACTTGCCTCTATTGCATCAGCGAAGGATGTCTCCCACATTTTCGCAGCGCACACGGCTGTTGGAAAAAACATCTTTCCCAGATTGGCTGGATTGCTAGACACGTCTTTG ATTGCCGATATTATTGCCCTTGAATCATCAGGCGACACTTTCACTCGACCAATTTATGCTGGTAATGCGGTTCTGACCATAAAATCGTCCCCCAAAGATTCTGTCAAAGTTGTGACTGTGCGATCTACAGCGTTTGACAAAGCAGCTGTTGCAAACGGATCTGCGGCcgttgaggatgttgatATTATAACCGTTGACA CTCCTACTCAATTTGTTTCCGAAGAATTGACCGTATCTTCTCGCCCTGATCTAGCATCGGCTGCTAGAGTCGTATCCGGTGGTCGTGCACTCAAATCTAAAGAAAGCTTTGACACAATTTTGGACCCTCTTGCTGATTCACTTGGCGCTG CGGTTGGGGCATCGAGGGCTGCGGTAGATGCAGGATATGCCGATAACTCTCTTCAAGTTGGTCAAACAGGCAAG GTCGTTGCCCCTGAGCTATATGTTGCGATTGGTATTTCTGGCGCAATCCAACATCTGGCAGGCATGAAAGAATCAAAGATGATCATCGCGATCAACAAGGATCCGGATGCTCCTATCTTCCAAGTAGCTGATGTGGGACTTGTCGCGGATCTCTTTGAGTCCGTGCCTCAGTTAGTTAAAGAGATTGACAATGTCAAGGTCTAG